A genomic window from Eriocheir sinensis breed Jianghai 21 chromosome 9, ASM2467909v1, whole genome shotgun sequence includes:
- the LOC126996072 gene encoding cilia- and flagella-associated protein 251-like, with translation MKSPSPHLLALGLLLICQGAPGMRQVESDYAAPLQQLSTFDGYRYSNYLGPDGYRFFYSLPTSSRAEQRSASGEVTGQYAFVAPEGDEYHFKYEAGNKGYVVESNALPTPVQDTEEVRRAKEEFFAAYQKALEMADSDEDSEDSSSSEESDEYSEESSEESGEEDSDEDSSEEDDDEEESEEEDEEESGEEDEEEEEDEEEEEEEEEEEEEEEEEEEEEEEGEEEEEEGEGNEEEEEEEEEGEEGEGEEEEEGEEGEEEEEGGNGGRGDKGKGSRRGGQRTGGRRKLVKARPLFKDSGFGQKIVRPYPYNFRR, from the exons AGCCCTAGCCCCCACCTGCTGGCTCTCGGGCTGCTGCTAATCTGCCAAGGCGCCCCGGGCATGAGGCAGGTGGAGTCGGACTACGCGGCGCCACTCCAGCAGCTCTCCACCTTCGACGGCTATCGCTACTCCAACTACCTGGGGCCGGATGGGTACAG ATTCTTCTACTCGCTGCCCACGAGTTCGAGGGCGGAGCAGCGATCAGCCTCAGGGGAAGTGACGGGCCAGTACGCTTTCGTGGCACCAGAGGGCGACGAGTACCACTTCAAGTACGAGGCCGGCAACAAGGGCTACGTCGTGGAGAGCAACGCCCTGCCCACGCCCGTCCAGGACACCGAGGAAGTGAGACGCGCCAAGGAGGAGTTCTTCGCGGCTTACCAGAAGGCGCTCGAGATGGCGGACTCCGACGAAGACAGCGAAGACTCATCATCGTCCGAGGAGTCTGATGAGTACAGCGAGGAGAGCAGCGAGGAGTCTGGGGAGGAGGATTCGGATGAGGACTCGagtgaagaggatgatgatgaggaagagtcggaggaagaggatgaggaagagtctggtgaggaagacgaggaggaagaggaagatgaggaggaggaagaagaggaggaagaagaggaggaggaagaggaagaagaggaggaggaagaggaagaaggtgaggaagaagaggaagaaggtgaaggtaacgaagaggaggaggaggaagaggaagaaggcgaagaaggtgaaggtgaagaagaagaagaaggagaagaaggagaggaagaagaagaaggaggaaacggaggacgtggagacaaggggaagggaagcagacgAGGAGGACAGAGaacaggaggcaggaggaagctGGTCAAGGCTCGTCCCCTCTTCAAGGACTCTGGATTCGGACAGAAGATCGTGCGGCCGTACCCTTACAACTTCAGGCGGTGA